One genomic window of Camelina sativa cultivar DH55 chromosome 5, Cs, whole genome shotgun sequence includes the following:
- the LOC104789315 gene encoding protein FAR1-RELATED SEQUENCE 5-like — protein sequence MENSHEVAHDDQYESSMQVSASGEPSCLGQKQFEFKAEKYDSVSDDDKFEEEEEDDIANKEDFVETEEISTLEPNTKNEKKDELCIGMEFSSNESAHKAYEKFGGVHGFDVRKQRRKIKNNKVVRLLYVCSKEGFRKETKKKTSYSQRITRCGCKAHMACYLQRTGKFKIVSFNQSHNHDLVETPMKHFMKGNQMFSVAQTQHADDAEMSGISAKATVEMMSREVGGRENLGFLEKDYGNYIYRKRMEKMVKGDAGAVLEYFQKKKEDNSSFFYSIQLDEDDMITNILWADDRSISDYNLFGDVVCFDTTYKTNEYDRPFAPFVGVNHHKQTVVFGAALLYDETT from the coding sequence ATGGAGAATAGTCATGAAGTTGCTCATGATGATCAATATGAATCTAGTATGCAAGTCTCAGCCTCAGGTGAACCCAGTTGTCTTGGTCAAAAACAGTTTGAGTTTAAGGCAGAAAAATATGATTCAGTAAGTGATGACGACaaatttgaggaagaagaagaagatgacatagCCAACAAAGAAGACTTTGTTGAAACTGAAGAGATATCTACTTtagaaccaaacacaaaaaatgagaagaaagatgagCTGTGTATTGGAATGGAGTTTAGTTCTAATGAATCTGCGCATAAAGCTTATGAAAAGTTTGGAGGAGTACATGGTTTTGATGTAAGAAAACAACGGAggaagataaaaaataataaggtGGTGAGGCTTCTTTATGTTTGCTCGAAAGAGGGGTTTAGGAaggaaaccaagaaaaaaacaagttattcaCAACGAATTACTCGATGTGGTTGTAAAGCTCATATGGCTTGCTACCTTCAAAGGACAGGAAAATTTAAGATTGTGTCTTTCAACCAGAGTCACAACCATGATTTAGTGGAGACGCCTATGAAGCATTTTATGAAAGGAAATCAGATGTTCTCTGTCGCTCAAACACAACATGCTGATGATGCTGAGATGTCAGGAATTTCAGCAAAAGCAACCGTCGAAATGATGAGTAGAGAAGTTGGGGGAAGagaaaatttgggttttttggaGAAAGATTATGGAAATTATATTTACCGAAAGCGAATGGAAAAAATGGTAAAAGGAGATGCTGGAGCAGTTTTAGAATActttcaaaagaagaaagaggataattcatcttttttttattcaatacaACTTGATGAAGACGATATGATCACAAATATCTTATGGGCAGATGATCGGTCCATAAGTGATTACAATCTTTTTGGAGATGTTGTTTGCTTTGACACAACTTATAAGACCAATGAATATGATAGACCATTTGCTCCATTTGTAGGGGTCAATCATCATAAGCAAACTGTTGTGTTTGGTGCTGCTTTACTATATGATGAAACCACATAG
- the LOC104789316 gene encoding protein FAR1-RELATED SEQUENCE 5-like, whose protein sequence is MANAIEKVFSETKHRLFVWHIYQNAAKKLSHVFHGPGQFATDFGNCVYDHEEEEDWLLAWSNMLEKHSLTENKWLKNVFDVREKWAMVYGRHTFIADMVSTQRSESMNNILKRYLKSSYDLLSFFEHYKRVLGDRRYKELTADFKMMHTLSVLSASVEILQHAEEVYTPEVFSLFQKQYTVIGDYVAKKASKSEMVYEYTVSYRGGPKEHLVNYDAINQAVECSCMKYSFAGILCRYALKVLDKKDVRRIPSNYILTRWTKEAKSRSIYSYRTETTNGSVTQSIGKRYSHLCRNFREIASVAVEHV, encoded by the coding sequence ATGGCGAATGCAATAGAAAAGGTGTTCTCTGAAACAAAGCATAGGTTATTTGTTTGGCATATTTACCAAAATGCTGCAAAGAAGTTGAGTCATGTATTTCATGGACCAGGACAATTTGCCACAGACTTTGGAAATTGTGTATATGACcacgaggaggaagaagattggTTATTGGCATGGAGTAATATGCTTGAGAAGCATAGTTTGACAGAAAATAAATGGTTGAAGAATGTGTTTGATGTGAGAGAAAAATGGGCAATGGTATATGGACGTCATACTTTTATAGCAGATATGGTGAGCACACAACGTAGTGAAAGtatgaataatattttgaaaagataCTTGAAGAGCAGCTATGACTTATTGTCCTTCTTTGAACACTATAAGAGAGTGTTAGGTGATCGACGATATAAAGAATTAACTGCAGACTTCAAAATGATGCATACCTTGTCAGTATTATCTGCTTCTGTAGAGATCTTGCAACATGCAGAAGAAGTGTATACACCTGAAGTTTTTAGCTTGTTTCAGAAGCAATATACAGTTATCGGTGATTATGTTGCAAAAAAGGCCAGTAAGTCTGAGATGGTGTATGAATACACAGTATCTTATCGTGGTGGACCGAAAGAGCATTTGGTTAATTATGATGCTATAAACCAAGCAGTAGAGTGTAGCTGCATGAAGTATTCTTTTGCTGGGATCTTATGTCGTTATGCATTGAAAGTGTTGGATAAGAAGGATGTTAGAAGAATTCCATCTAACTACATCTTGACTCGATGGACTAAAGAGGCAAAATCGCGAAGCATATATTCTTATCGTACAGAGACAACTAATGGATCAGTAACACAATCGATTGGAAAGCGTTACAGCCATTTATGTCGAAATTTCCGTGAGATTGCATCCGTTGCTGTTGAACATGTATAA
- the LOC104789318 gene encoding protein kinase PINOID 2-like: MANSSIFYKDNEFDYESSTAGPDSSRRTSWLSSSFTASPSCSSISHLSNHGFNNHNNQSKPHKANQVPWEAMARLRRCCGRAVGLEHFRLLKRLGSGDIGSVYLCQIRGSPDTTFYAMKVVDKEAVAVKKKLGRAEMEKKILGMLDHPFCPTLYAAFEASHYSFLVMEYCPGGDLYAARLRQPSKRFTLSSTRSSSSLSFFKPCMINQSNCSERFHLFCRLIPSICIYINRFTIYIXDGHVMLSDFDLSFKCDVVPQLLNDNDRDRGHQTDDDDVSIHHKCSTPSCTSTRLNPVISCFSPTSSRRRRKKNVITTTIHENAAGASDTTVKRNDVSRTFSRSPSSCSRVSNGLRDISGGCPSIFAEPINARSKSFVGTHEYLAPEVISGQGHGSAVDWWTYGIFLYEMIFGTTPFKGENNERTLVNILKTPLTFPKVVVSSPKEYEDMVSAQDLIIKLLVKNPKKRLGSLKGSIEIKRHEFFEGVNWALIRSIKPPWVPKEETSRKTKGDNGSVNYYLPPRFMMSRKERDEPYHMSNHFDYF; encoded by the exons ATGGCAAACTCCAGTATCTTTTACAAAGATAATGAGTTCGATTATGAGAGCTCTACTGCCGGACCAGACTCAAGTCGCCGCACGAGCTGGCTGAGCAGCTCTTTCACGGCCAGCCCTAGTTGCAGCTCAATATCTCATCTAAGTAACCATGGCttcaacaaccacaacaaccaatcaaAGCCTCACAAAGCCAACCAGGTCCCATGGGAAGCTATGGCCAGGCTACGTCGCTGCTGCGGCCGTGCAGTAGGGTTAGAGCATTTTCGACTTTTAAAGAGGTTGGGAAGTGGTGACATCGGAAGTGTTTACCTTTGCCAAATACGTGGAAGTCCGGACACTACGTTTTATGCCATGAAAGTTGTTGATAAAGAGGCTGTGGCTGTTAAGAAAAAGCTTGGAAGAGCAGAGATGGAAAAGAAGATTTTAGGCATGCTTGATCATCCTTTTTGCCCTACTTTGTACGCAGCTTTTGAGGCTTCTCATTACTCTTTTCTCGTTATGGAGTATTGTCCCGGCGGTGATCTATACGCCGCCCGCCTCCGCCAACCATCTAAACGTTTTACTCTATCTTCCACAAGGTCCTCCTCCtccctttctttctttaaacCATGCATGATTAATCAATCCAACTGTTCTGAAagatttcatttgttt tgcaGGTTGATAcctagtatatgtatatatattaataggtTTACCATTTACATATANGATGGTCATGTAATGCTGTCAGATTTCGATCTCTCCTTCAAATGCGATGTCGTTCCACAACTCCTCAACGATAACGACCGTGACCGTGGCCATCAAACTGATGATGACGACGTGAGCATCCACCATAAATGCTCCACACCTTCTTGCACCTCTACTCGATTAAACCCTGTCATCTCCTGCTTCTCTCCTACTtccagtagaagaagaagaaagaagaatgttATTACAACAACAATACATGAGAACGCAGCTGGTGCTAGTGATACTACTGTGAAAAGGAACGATGTCTCAAGAACGTTCTCTCGATcaccttcttcttgttctcgTGTTTCAAATGGACTTCGAGACATCTCTGGTGGATGTCCATCAATTTTCGCCGAACCAATCAACGCTCGCTCTAAGTCGTTCGTGGGAACACATGAGTACTTGGCACCCGAAGTAATCTCAG gGCAAGGACATGGGAGTGCAGTAGACTGGTGGACTTACGGGATATTTCTGTACGAGATGATATTTGGTACGACACCGTTTAAGGGGGAGAACAACGAGAGAACGTTAGTAAACATTCTGAAAACACCCTTGACATTCCCAAAGGTTGTAGTGAGTAGCCCCAAAGAGTACGAAGATATGGTGAGCGCTCAAGATCTTATTATTAAATTACTAGTGAAGAACCCTAAGAAGAGGTTAGGGAGCCTCAAAGGCTCTATTGAGATCAAAAGACATGAGTTCTTCGAAGGTGTAAATTGGGCACTAATAAGGTCGATAAAGCCACCTTGGGTCCCTAAAGAAGAGACTAGTCGCAAGACTAAAGGTGATAATGGCAGCGTTAATTATTATCTGCCACCGAGGTTTATGATGAGTAGGAAGGAAAGAGATGAGCCTTACCATATGTCTAatcattttgattatttttaa